The Pseudomonas sp. IAC-BECa141 genome contains the following window.
CGCTGCTGAGCCAGACCATGGTGCTCTGCTGCGCCAGGACGTGCCCGGCCCAGACCGATAGCCCCATGAGTGCGGTCATCAACACCCCGAGCATTAGTTCCAGGCGCAGGTAAAACCACGCCGACGCAAGGGCGGCAGCCACCGCCGGGGAAATCCACAATCCGCCCACCGACCATTCCGGCCGCGACAACAGCACAGCCACCGCCACTACGATCAGCGGGATCCCGATAAAGTGGCTGGCGATGTTGCGCGGGTCACGGTGGTAAGCGGCGTATTGACTCAAATGATCGACGAGGCTTTTCATTGTTGTTCCTCCTGTAGGGTGATCGAATCA
Protein-coding sequences here:
- a CDS encoding DUF962 domain-containing protein yields the protein MKSLVDHLSQYAAYHRDPRNIASHFIGIPLIVVAVAVLLSRPEWSVGGLWISPAVAAALASAWFYLRLELMLGVLMTALMGLSVWAGHVLAQQSTMVWLSSGLAMFVIGWVIQFVGHHYEGRKPAFVDDLSGLIVGPLFVVAELAFMLGMRHELKEQIEARAGVVRVNPNRAAV